From the Pseudomonas baltica genome, one window contains:
- a CDS encoding alpha-ketoacid dehydrogenase subunit beta, whose protein sequence is MNSQTELQPALQDASATTVMTMVQAIRSAMDVMLERDDNVIAFGEDIGYFGGVFRCTEGLQAKYGKSRVFDAPISEGGIVGAAVGMGAYGLRPVVEIQFADYVYPAYDQITSEAARLRHRSAGQFTAPLTLRMPCGGGIYGGQTHSQSPEAIFTQVCGLRTVMPSNPYDAKGLLIASIECDDPVIFLEPKRLYNGPFDGHHERPVMPWSKHPASAVPEGYYRVPLDCAAIARPGRAATVLTYGTTVHVAVAAAEETGIDAEVIDLRSLWPLDLQAIVDSVRKTGRCVVVHEATRTCGLGAELVALVQEHCFHWLEAPVERVTGWDTPYPHAQEWAYFPGPTRVGAALQRVMEV, encoded by the coding sequence ATGAACAGCCAGACCGAACTCCAACCGGCGCTGCAAGACGCCAGCGCTACCACGGTGATGACCATGGTCCAGGCGATCCGCTCGGCCATGGACGTCATGCTGGAGCGCGACGACAACGTCATCGCCTTCGGTGAAGACATCGGCTATTTCGGCGGTGTGTTCCGCTGCACCGAAGGCCTGCAGGCCAAGTACGGCAAGTCACGGGTGTTCGACGCGCCCATCTCCGAAGGCGGCATCGTCGGCGCGGCGGTAGGCATGGGTGCCTACGGACTGCGCCCGGTGGTCGAGATCCAGTTCGCCGACTACGTCTACCCCGCCTACGACCAGATCACCTCCGAGGCCGCCCGACTGCGCCATCGCTCCGCCGGCCAGTTCACCGCGCCGCTGACCCTGCGCATGCCCTGTGGCGGCGGCATTTATGGCGGGCAGACCCACAGCCAGAGCCCGGAAGCCATCTTCACTCAAGTGTGCGGCCTGCGCACCGTGATGCCATCCAACCCCTATGACGCCAAGGGCCTGCTGATCGCCTCCATCGAGTGCGACGACCCGGTCATCTTCCTCGAGCCCAAGCGCCTGTACAACGGGCCGTTTGACGGCCATCACGAGCGGCCGGTGATGCCTTGGTCGAAACACCCCGCCAGTGCCGTGCCGGAAGGTTATTACCGGGTGCCTCTGGATTGCGCGGCCATCGCCCGCCCCGGTCGCGCCGCCACGGTCCTCACCTACGGCACCACGGTGCACGTCGCGGTGGCGGCCGCCGAGGAAACCGGTATCGACGCCGAAGTGATCGACCTGCGCAGCCTGTGGCCGCTGGACCTGCAAGCCATCGTCGACTCGGTGCGCAAGACCGGTCGTTGCGTGGTGGTGCACGAAGCGACCCGCACCTGCGGGCTCGGCGCCGAACTGGTGGCCCTGGTGCAGGAGCATTGCTTCCACTGGCTGGAGGCGCCGGTCGAACGCGTCACCGGTTGGGACACGCCCTACCCCCATGCCCAGGAATGGGCCTATTTCCCCGGCCCGACCCGCGTTGGCGCGGCCTTGCAACGCGTCATGGAGGTTTGA
- a CDS encoding 3-methyl-2-oxobutanoate dehydrogenase (2-methylpropanoyl-transferring) subunit alpha, whose amino-acid sequence MNTPYEPLRLHVPEPSGRPGCKTDFSYLNLAGAGSARKPPIDIEPRETQDLAVGLVRVLDEQGRAVGPWAPELPAQTLIEGLRAMIRTRLFDTRMVTAQRQKKMSFYIQSLGEEAIGCAHALALQYDDMCFPTYRQQGILMARKVPLLDLMCQLLSNERDPLKGRQLPALYSHKEAGFFTISGNLGTQFIQAVGWGMASAIKGDTRIASGWIGDGATAEADFYNGLTFAHVYRAPVILNVVNNQWAISSFQGIAGGEATTFAGRGVGSGIASLRVDGNDFLAVYAVSQWAAERARRNLGPTLIEWVSYRAGPHSTSDDPTKYRPADDWSHFPLGDPIARLKLHLIELGVWTDAEHSEAVAEIDAEIIATFKEAQRYGTLHDGHVASDSSIFDDVYHDLPEHLRLQREQMQALASTHRHGSSAA is encoded by the coding sequence GTGAATACCCCCTACGAGCCCCTGCGGCTGCATGTCCCCGAACCCAGCGGTCGGCCTGGCTGCAAGACCGACTTCTCCTATCTCAACCTGGCCGGCGCCGGCAGCGCGCGCAAGCCGCCCATCGATATCGAACCCCGCGAGACCCAGGACCTGGCCGTGGGCCTGGTGCGCGTGCTCGACGAGCAAGGCCGAGCGGTGGGCCCCTGGGCCCCGGAGTTGCCCGCCCAGACCTTGATCGAAGGGCTGCGCGCGATGATTCGCACGCGGCTGTTCGACACCCGCATGGTCACCGCCCAGCGCCAGAAAAAGATGTCGTTCTATATCCAGAGCCTGGGCGAAGAGGCCATCGGCTGCGCCCACGCTCTGGCCTTGCAGTACGACGACATGTGCTTCCCCACCTACCGCCAGCAAGGCATCCTGATGGCCCGCAAGGTGCCGCTGCTGGACTTGATGTGCCAGCTGCTGTCCAACGAGCGCGATCCGCTCAAGGGTCGGCAATTGCCCGCGCTTTATTCGCACAAGGAGGCGGGCTTCTTCACCATCTCCGGCAATCTGGGCACGCAGTTCATCCAGGCCGTGGGCTGGGGCATGGCCTCTGCGATCAAGGGTGACACGCGCATTGCCTCGGGCTGGATCGGCGATGGCGCCACGGCCGAGGCTGATTTCTATAACGGCCTGACCTTCGCCCACGTGTACCGCGCCCCGGTGATCCTCAACGTGGTCAACAACCAGTGGGCGATTTCCAGCTTTCAGGGCATCGCCGGCGGCGAGGCGACCACCTTCGCCGGACGTGGCGTGGGCAGCGGTATCGCGTCGTTGCGAGTGGACGGCAACGACTTCCTTGCCGTGTATGCGGTCAGCCAATGGGCCGCCGAGCGGGCCCGGCGCAACCTGGGCCCGACGTTGATCGAGTGGGTGAGCTACCGCGCCGGGCCGCACTCGACCTCCGACGACCCGACCAAATACCGCCCCGCCGATGACTGGAGCCACTTCCCTCTGGGAGACCCGATCGCGCGCCTCAAGCTGCACTTGATCGAGCTGGGCGTTTGGACCGATGCCGAGCACAGCGAGGCGGTCGCCGAGATCGACGCCGAGATCATCGCTACCTTCAAGGAGGCGCAACGCTACGGCACCCTGCACGATGGCCATGTGGCCAGCGACAGCAGCATTTTCGACGACGTCTACCATGACCTGCCCGAGCACCTGCGCCTGCAACGCGAGCAGATGCAAGCCCTGGCCAGCACCCATCGCCACGGGAGCAGCGCAGCATGA
- a CDS encoding DUF4946 domain-containing protein translates to MKYLPWALVFCTAPALADDSVIVWPPGWQVEALPAAPANQAHRQRAVKADDHGDPAMVVELTRTPVAADHQVNLSGVLLEMRKAMQIDFSKGGYQSVCNSIHPGTLGNLTAMETTCKVLLNGGHVMTQTLVAATAQGSAWSLTYAGSAQGYSDNETAVKGIRDSLIFSPQP, encoded by the coding sequence TTGAAGTATCTGCCTTGGGCGCTGGTATTTTGCACCGCCCCGGCGCTGGCCGATGACAGCGTGATCGTCTGGCCGCCGGGCTGGCAGGTCGAGGCGTTGCCCGCAGCCCCTGCCAATCAGGCGCACCGACAGCGCGCAGTCAAGGCCGACGACCACGGTGATCCGGCGATGGTGGTCGAGTTGACGCGCACGCCAGTGGCGGCCGACCACCAGGTCAATCTGTCCGGCGTGCTGTTGGAAATGCGCAAGGCCATGCAGATCGATTTCTCCAAGGGCGGCTATCAAAGCGTCTGCAACAGCATTCATCCCGGTACACTAGGCAATCTGACCGCCATGGAAACCACCTGCAAGGTGCTCCTCAATGGCGGCCACGTCATGACCCAGACGCTGGTGGCCGCCACGGCCCAAGGCAGTGCCTGGTCGTTGACCTATGCTGGCTCGGCCCAGGGCTACAGCGATAACGAAACAGCGGTCAAGGGCATCCGCGATTCACTGATATTCAGCCCGCAACCATGA
- a CDS encoding metallophosphoesterase: MSQFAHFSANARGRDFAVGDIHGHFHRLQAALNQLGFDPATDRLFSVGDLVDRGPDSFDALDWLEKPWFFAVQGNHEVLTLQLMAGHSRLNLMDYRQSGGAWFIDSPQATRERFAQRFRRLPVAIEIETAEGLIGLVHADCPFPSWATLRTYLQTHELQEGYTPDAGGGVDEIFQWSRSRLKRRDFSGVKDVRAVVVGHTPLRRARQLGNVFHIDTAGWSEGFFTFIELSTLRIHEQPLRGF; the protein is encoded by the coding sequence ATGAGTCAGTTCGCCCATTTTTCGGCCAACGCCCGCGGGCGTGATTTTGCCGTGGGCGATATCCACGGGCATTTTCATCGCCTGCAGGCCGCGCTGAATCAACTGGGTTTCGATCCGGCCACCGATCGGCTGTTCAGCGTCGGCGACCTGGTCGATCGCGGCCCTGACAGCTTCGATGCCCTGGACTGGCTCGAAAAACCCTGGTTCTTCGCCGTGCAGGGCAACCATGAGGTCTTGACCCTGCAACTGATGGCTGGCCACTCGCGGCTCAATCTGATGGATTACCGGCAGAGCGGCGGGGCCTGGTTCATCGACAGCCCGCAGGCCACCCGCGAACGTTTTGCCCAGCGATTCCGGCGCTTGCCGGTGGCCATCGAGATTGAAACCGCCGAAGGCCTGATAGGTCTGGTGCATGCCGACTGCCCATTCCCCAGCTGGGCCACCTTGCGCACTTACTTGCAGACGCATGAGCTGCAAGAGGGCTATACCCCAGACGCGGGCGGGGGGGTCGACGAGATCTTCCAGTGGTCGCGCTCGCGCCTCAAGCGCCGCGACTTCAGTGGCGTCAAGGACGTGCGCGCGGTGGTGGTCGGCCACACGCCGCTGCGGCGGGCGCGGCAGCTGGGCAATGTCTTTCATATCGATACGGCAGGCTGGAGCGAAGGGTTTTTCACCTTCATCGAGCTGAGCACCTTGCGGATTCACGAGCAGCCCTTACGCGGTTTCTAG
- a CDS encoding sensor domain-containing diguanylate cyclase, with protein sequence MSPLKEPPNSESTRHLALVLIILVGCSVLGLVAWEAVTSRQQALDAAQVTVSNLSRSLTQHADDTVGEAETVLSELVERVHNDGVTGPQHERLHLVLKQTTAALDQLHGLFIYSSDGRWLVTSNDVDPPNANNSDREYFLWHRSHPGPAVHIGAVIVSRSTGELIIPVSRRLDNADGSFGGVVLATLKVDYFKKFYDGFDLDEQGAIVLALGDGTILMRRPYDPKVIGTSIAKGVIYSQMLPHASTGARMVVSVVDGVNRMIAYRASSVYPLLILAAQPESAIFAGWRANLLRSGVLVALVFAVLGAFAVLLMRQIRHNQRTEADLLLAHASLQQMAMQDGLTGLANRRQLDLALPQEIGRTVRTGRPLGLIMLDIDHFKRFNDLYGHPAGDACIRDVGRAVQGCVGRAGDLVARYGGEELLVLLPESDAPGTWRVAQRIVEAVQALAIKHAGSEHGVVTVSAGLHVWTATNPIPTAEALIAAADVALYAAKHGGRNQVFPTLDEPIRVRPQVF encoded by the coding sequence ATGTCCCCTCTTAAAGAACCGCCCAACAGCGAATCCACGCGTCATCTGGCACTGGTGCTGATCATATTGGTCGGCTGCTCGGTTCTGGGGCTGGTGGCCTGGGAGGCCGTGACGTCGCGCCAGCAAGCGCTCGACGCCGCGCAAGTGACGGTATCGAACCTCTCGCGGTCGTTGACCCAACATGCCGACGATACGGTCGGGGAAGCCGAAACGGTGCTCAGCGAACTTGTCGAGCGGGTGCATAACGACGGCGTCACCGGGCCCCAGCACGAACGTCTGCACCTGGTGCTCAAGCAAACCACGGCCGCACTCGATCAACTGCACGGGCTGTTCATCTATAGCTCCGATGGCCGCTGGCTGGTGACGTCTAACGATGTCGATCCGCCCAATGCCAATAACAGCGATCGCGAATATTTTCTTTGGCATCGCAGCCACCCCGGGCCCGCCGTGCACATTGGAGCGGTCATCGTCAGCCGCTCTACCGGCGAGCTGATCATTCCGGTGTCGCGGCGCCTGGACAACGCCGACGGCTCTTTTGGTGGCGTGGTACTGGCGACACTGAAGGTCGATTACTTCAAGAAATTCTACGACGGCTTCGATCTCGACGAACAAGGCGCCATTGTCCTGGCGTTGGGCGATGGCACTATCCTGATGCGCCGCCCGTACGACCCCAAGGTTATCGGCACGAGTATTGCCAAAGGAGTGATCTACAGCCAGATGCTCCCCCACGCATCGACAGGCGCACGCATGGTGGTATCCGTCGTCGACGGTGTGAATCGCATGATCGCGTATCGAGCCTCCAGCGTTTACCCCCTGCTGATCCTCGCCGCGCAGCCTGAGTCGGCGATTTTCGCCGGTTGGCGTGCCAACCTGTTACGTTCGGGGGTACTAGTGGCGCTGGTGTTCGCCGTGCTGGGGGCTTTCGCCGTCCTGCTGATGCGCCAGATCCGCCACAATCAGCGCACCGAGGCAGACCTGCTGCTGGCCCATGCCAGCCTGCAGCAAATGGCCATGCAGGATGGCCTGACGGGGCTCGCCAATCGACGCCAACTGGACCTGGCCCTGCCCCAGGAGATCGGCCGTACCGTGCGCACTGGCCGCCCGCTGGGGCTGATCATGCTCGATATCGATCATTTCAAGCGCTTCAACGATCTGTACGGCCATCCCGCTGGTGATGCGTGCATTCGCGATGTCGGCCGCGCGGTACAGGGCTGCGTCGGCCGTGCAGGCGATCTGGTCGCCCGTTATGGTGGCGAGGAGTTGCTGGTGCTGTTGCCCGAAAGCGACGCCCCCGGTACCTGGCGCGTCGCCCAGCGCATTGTCGAAGCGGTGCAGGCACTGGCAATCAAGCATGCGGGCAGTGAGCATGGCGTCGTGACGGTCAGTGCCGGACTGCACGTATGGACTGCTACCAACCCGATCCCGACCGCGGAGGCGCTCATCGCTGCAGCCGACGTGGCCCTGTACGCCGCCAAGCACGGCGGTCGCAACCAGGTCTTCCCGACGCTCGATGAGCCGATCCGGGTCCGTCCGCAGGTATTTTGA
- the pgm gene encoding phosphoglucomutase (alpha-D-glucose-1,6-bisphosphate-dependent), which yields MKLSPFAGKTAPAELLVDIPRLVTAYYTQRPDPSVATQRVAFGTSGHRGSSFDGSFNEAHVLAISQAICLYRQQKGINGPLFVGIDTHALSTPAGASALEVFAANGVETMIAADDEYTPTPAISHAIICYNRGRTQGLADGVVITPSHNPPQAGGFKYNPPNGGPADSDVTKWIETKANELLADELKGIKRMPYEQALKAATTHRHDYLNTYVADLINVIDFDAIRSVKLRLGVDPLGGAGVRYWSAIAEHYRLDLTVVNTAVDPTFRFMSVDWDGQIRMDPSSPYAMQGLIGLKDRFDVAFACDPDHDRHGIVTPSGGLLAPNNYLAVAIDYLFQNRPQWRTDAAVGKTVVSSGMIDRVTARLGRRLYEVPVGFKYFADGLFDGSLGFGGEESAGASFLRRDGSVWSTDKDGLIPSLLAAEMTARTGRDPSQAYQALTETLGQPFSTRVEAKANPQQKALLSKLSPEQVTSTELAGEKIEHVLSHAPGNNQAIGGLKVMTANGWFAARPSGTEDIYKIYAESFVDEAHLQRLVSEAQVLVDSAIA from the coding sequence ATGAAGCTCAGTCCGTTTGCCGGAAAAACTGCACCTGCCGAGTTGCTGGTCGATATCCCGCGTCTGGTCACCGCCTATTATACCCAGCGCCCCGACCCGTCGGTAGCCACCCAGCGTGTAGCCTTCGGTACATCCGGGCACCGCGGCAGTTCCTTCGATGGCAGCTTCAATGAAGCCCACGTCCTGGCCATCAGCCAGGCGATCTGCCTGTACCGGCAGCAGAAGGGCATCAACGGCCCGCTGTTCGTGGGTATCGACACCCACGCCCTGTCGACCCCGGCGGGCGCCAGTGCGCTGGAAGTCTTCGCGGCCAATGGCGTCGAGACCATGATCGCTGCCGACGACGAATACACGCCGACCCCGGCAATCTCCCACGCCATCATTTGCTACAACCGCGGCCGTACCCAGGGCCTGGCGGACGGTGTAGTCATCACCCCGTCGCACAACCCGCCACAAGCCGGTGGTTTCAAGTACAACCCGCCCAATGGCGGCCCGGCTGACAGTGATGTCACCAAGTGGATCGAAACCAAGGCCAACGAGCTGCTTGCCGATGAACTCAAAGGCATCAAACGCATGCCCTACGAGCAGGCGCTCAAGGCCGCCACGACCCATCGCCATGACTACCTCAACACCTACGTCGCGGACCTGATCAACGTCATCGACTTCGACGCGATTCGCTCGGTCAAGCTGCGCCTGGGCGTCGATCCTCTGGGCGGCGCCGGTGTGCGCTACTGGTCGGCGATTGCCGAGCATTACCGCCTTGACCTGACTGTGGTCAATACCGCAGTCGATCCGACCTTCCGTTTCATGTCTGTCGACTGGGACGGGCAGATCCGCATGGACCCTTCCTCGCCCTACGCAATGCAAGGCCTGATCGGCCTCAAGGACCGTTTCGACGTCGCCTTCGCCTGCGATCCGGACCACGACCGCCACGGCATCGTCACCCCGAGCGGCGGTCTGCTGGCGCCCAACAACTATCTGGCGGTGGCGATCGATTATCTGTTCCAGAACCGTCCGCAGTGGCGCACCGATGCTGCTGTGGGCAAGACCGTGGTCAGCAGCGGCATGATCGATCGGGTCACCGCACGGTTGGGTCGGCGGTTGTACGAGGTGCCGGTGGGCTTCAAGTATTTCGCCGATGGCTTGTTCGACGGTTCGCTGGGTTTTGGTGGAGAGGAAAGCGCCGGAGCCTCGTTCCTGCGTCGCGATGGCAGCGTCTGGAGCACCGACAAGGACGGCCTGATTCCATCATTGCTGGCGGCCGAGATGACCGCGCGTACCGGGCGCGATCCAAGCCAAGCCTATCAGGCGCTGACCGAGACCCTTGGCCAGCCGTTTTCAACGCGTGTCGAAGCCAAGGCCAACCCCCAGCAGAAGGCTTTGCTGAGCAAGTTGTCGCCCGAGCAAGTGACCTCGACCGAACTGGCGGGTGAAAAGATCGAACACGTGCTCAGCCATGCGCCAGGCAACAACCAGGCGATCGGTGGCTTGAAGGTGATGACCGCCAATGGCTGGTTCGCTGCACGGCCGTCGGGCACCGAGGATATCTACAAGATCTACGCCGAGAGCTTTGTCGATGAGGCGCACCTGCAGCGCTTGGTGAGTGAGGCTCAGGTGCTGGTGGATAGCGCAATCGCCTGA
- a CDS encoding pirin family protein, translated as MLELRPFASLGGADHGWLNAHHHFSFAQYHDPKRVHWGNLRVWNDDIIAPGTGFPQHPHRDMEIITYVREGAITHQDSLGNKGRTEAGDVQVMSAGTGVQHSEYNLETIETRIFQIWIFPDDSQLGAAPSWGAQPFPKGERGEGFVTLASGKPEDDASLRIRANARLVAATLQAGETAEYVLESGRKAYLVPATGSIEINGLQAKARDGIAIDNEPVLIVTALEDTEIVLVDVA; from the coding sequence ATGCTTGAACTACGGCCTTTCGCATCCCTCGGCGGTGCCGACCATGGCTGGTTGAATGCCCACCACCACTTCTCGTTCGCGCAATACCATGACCCCAAGCGTGTGCACTGGGGCAATCTGCGCGTATGGAACGACGACATCATCGCTCCGGGTACCGGTTTCCCCCAGCACCCGCACCGCGACATGGAAATCATCACCTATGTGCGTGAAGGCGCCATCACCCATCAGGACAGCCTTGGCAACAAAGGCCGCACTGAAGCCGGCGACGTGCAAGTGATGAGTGCAGGTACTGGCGTACAGCACAGCGAGTACAACCTGGAGACCATCGAAACGCGAATCTTCCAGATCTGGATTTTCCCTGACGACAGCCAGCTTGGCGCAGCGCCGTCGTGGGGCGCGCAGCCATTTCCCAAAGGCGAGCGCGGCGAGGGCTTTGTGACGCTCGCCAGCGGTAAGCCGGAAGATGACGCGAGCTTGCGAATTCGCGCGAATGCGCGCTTGGTAGCAGCGACGCTGCAGGCGGGCGAAACCGCCGAGTATGTGCTGGAAAGCGGTCGCAAAGCCTATCTCGTACCAGCGACTGGCTCCATAGAAATCAATGGCTTACAGGCCAAAGCTCGAGACGGTATCGCTATTGATAATGAGCCGGTGCTGATAGTGACAGCCCTGGAAGACACCGAGATCGTGCTCGTGGATGTCGCCTGA
- a CDS encoding UvrD-helicase domain-containing protein has protein sequence MSAAKNLAGVRVPSRPSRLSVDLLPPAELPWFKRLAARLLGRGLNGLQAQHRDSWFHGHAAGHRAGHADGVREGYEDGHLDGLEAGRQVLVIRDTRPAAVSAPGVDDALFDDWRLGLSADLKKRIKADVATRLPKHQQPSAAQWKMIFSDTPSTCVIAGAGAGKSTSLVLRIVLLVHYLGYELDGLTVVTFTRESRKDFITRLVAVMALWGHTLSSREAQQLVRTFHSRILPMVRSLPGFGQLQAFENLGSAPAARGLATESGTQGTLEGFSGASPLAMEEADSNPFDLRLNDTQRLQMNLCYRDLMAGDERFAELIDLMRREALQLTRLERDHPDVQKRAAVTELASKRDEELCDSIEDLWFRAGAWPIQGIEPDRTPLQINGHRFHCHGYIRALDAWVVLGFDPSESQQIKRNGAKLPVWAEWVIKRTLFQAFSPKPIIWLENYVGARRLTQSLAGDAVAGPGFAYRVNGELAPAPLLDAFVATAGFIENLGLDVAAAVAAMTFASDDPDRLFFEALSRYWRAFEQHLQAQTPPIMTYNRMFALFGENNPENLRLLGDPILRSMSNLMIDEFQDVSPQIVSWLRASLREIRRRGADLHRGRAAQHSSLLVVGDDWQSIYGWRGSSPRYFTDFAKTFIAPATTRVMLSDNYRSHQHIIDAAEHLVKSTPAIAGKKARSVGWDESALEPVRIYERDDEALAQRLIDHYRRGDSVLVLYRKYSDKPILNKHIESIVNEDYRKPIDQRRLKQLTYHSAKGLQADVVFMVGDCQHLTRSPYKNQLYRLAGLSAPGETEGYDKAQRDEALRLAYVGVTRAIQYCYWYVDASGKEGAAGAAKASDHVDGAKPFFDDHRATRVD, from the coding sequence ATGTCGGCTGCCAAAAACCTTGCTGGAGTCCGCGTGCCGAGCCGTCCTTCCCGATTGTCCGTCGATCTGCTTCCACCCGCCGAGCTGCCTTGGTTCAAGCGCCTTGCCGCGCGATTGCTCGGGCGTGGGCTCAATGGCCTGCAGGCCCAGCACCGTGATTCTTGGTTTCACGGTCATGCGGCGGGGCATCGCGCCGGGCACGCCGATGGCGTGCGCGAGGGCTATGAGGATGGCCATCTGGACGGCCTGGAGGCAGGCCGCCAGGTGCTGGTAATTCGCGACACGCGGCCAGCGGCGGTGAGTGCGCCCGGTGTCGACGACGCGCTGTTCGACGATTGGCGCCTGGGGTTGAGCGCCGATCTCAAGAAACGCATCAAGGCCGATGTCGCCACGCGCTTGCCCAAGCATCAGCAGCCCAGCGCAGCGCAATGGAAAATGATCTTCAGCGATACGCCGTCCACCTGTGTCATCGCGGGTGCAGGCGCCGGCAAGTCGACCTCGCTGGTGCTGCGAATCGTGTTGCTGGTGCACTACCTGGGCTATGAACTCGATGGGTTGACGGTAGTGACCTTTACCCGCGAATCGCGCAAGGATTTCATCACCCGGCTGGTGGCGGTGATGGCCCTGTGGGGTCATACGCTGAGTTCGCGTGAGGCGCAACAGCTGGTGCGCACCTTTCACTCGCGGATCCTGCCGATGGTGCGCAGCTTGCCCGGCTTCGGCCAGCTACAGGCTTTCGAAAACCTCGGCAGTGCTCCTGCAGCGAGGGGGCTTGCCACTGAATCCGGCACCCAAGGCACTTTGGAGGGGTTTTCGGGGGCAAGCCCCCTCGCTATGGAGGAGGCCGACAGCAACCCCTTCGATCTGCGCCTGAACGATACCCAGCGCCTGCAGATGAACCTGTGCTATCGCGATTTGATGGCAGGTGATGAGCGTTTTGCCGAACTGATCGACCTGATGCGCCGCGAGGCCCTGCAGCTGACCCGCTTGGAGCGTGACCACCCCGACGTGCAAAAGCGCGCTGCGGTGACCGAGCTCGCGTCAAAGCGCGACGAAGAGCTGTGCGACAGTATCGAGGATCTGTGGTTTCGCGCCGGGGCGTGGCCGATCCAGGGCATCGAACCGGACCGAACACCCTTGCAGATCAACGGCCACCGTTTTCATTGCCACGGCTATATCCGGGCGCTGGATGCCTGGGTAGTGCTCGGCTTCGACCCGAGCGAAAGCCAGCAGATCAAGCGTAACGGCGCCAAGTTGCCGGTTTGGGCTGAATGGGTCATCAAGCGCACACTGTTTCAAGCTTTCAGCCCCAAACCGATCATCTGGCTGGAAAATTACGTCGGTGCCAGGCGCCTGACTCAGAGTCTGGCTGGTGATGCCGTAGCAGGGCCGGGGTTCGCGTACAGAGTCAATGGCGAGCTGGCGCCTGCGCCATTGCTCGACGCGTTCGTGGCCACCGCCGGCTTTATCGAAAACCTCGGGCTCGACGTGGCGGCTGCCGTCGCCGCCATGACCTTCGCCAGCGACGACCCGGACCGGCTGTTCTTCGAGGCCTTGAGCCGGTACTGGCGTGCCTTCGAACAACACTTGCAGGCGCAGACGCCGCCGATCATGACCTACAACCGCATGTTCGCCCTGTTTGGCGAGAACAACCCGGAAAACCTGCGGCTGCTCGGCGATCCCATATTGCGTTCGATGTCAAACCTGATGATCGATGAATTCCAGGATGTTTCGCCGCAGATCGTCTCGTGGCTGCGCGCCAGCCTGCGGGAGATCCGTCGCCGTGGCGCGGACTTGCACCGGGGCCGTGCAGCGCAACATTCTTCATTGTTGGTGGTGGGGGATGACTGGCAGTCGATCTACGGTTGGCGTGGCAGCTCGCCGCGGTATTTCACCGACTTCGCCAAGACTTTCATCGCGCCCGCTACCACGCGGGTCATGCTCAGCGACAACTACCGCAGCCATCAGCACATCATCGATGCCGCCGAGCATCTGGTGAAATCCACCCCCGCCATCGCGGGTAAAAAAGCCCGGTCGGTGGGCTGGGATGAGTCTGCATTGGAGCCTGTACGCATCTACGAACGTGACGATGAAGCCCTTGCTCAGCGTTTGATTGACCATTACCGGCGGGGCGACTCAGTGCTGGTGCTGTATCGGAAATATTCAGATAAACCTATATTAAACAAACATATAGAATCTATAGTTAATGAAGATTATAGAAAGCCAATAGATCAGCGCCGGCTCAAGCAGCTGACCTATCACAGTGCCAAGGGGCTGCAAGCGGATGTAGTGTTCATGGTCGGCGACTGCCAGCACCTGACGCGCTCACCCTACAAGAATCAGCTCTATCGGCTGGCAGGTCTGAGCGCGCCCGGCGAGACCGAAGGTTATGACAAGGCACAGCGTGACGAAGCGCTGCGCCTGGCTTACGTCGGCGTGACGCGGGCGATCCAGTATTGCTATTGGTATGTTGACGCCTCAGGCAAGGAGGGTGCGGCCGGCGCCGCCAAGGCCTCGGATCATGTCGACGGTGCAAAGCCGTTCTTTGACGATCATCGGGCTACTCGCGTCGATTGA
- a CDS encoding DUF1652 domain-containing protein: protein MNKMTFPNACQVMRWHFHPLGFEASMDAPSSMVARLFDRASGQTLIAIAGIPCATVMNAADVEIIIEAVEAELDAFIPPQSLCAVG from the coding sequence ATGAACAAGATGACGTTCCCAAATGCATGCCAGGTCATGCGTTGGCATTTTCACCCTCTGGGCTTCGAGGCCAGCATGGACGCCCCCAGCAGTATGGTCGCGCGATTGTTCGATCGCGCCAGCGGCCAGACCCTCATCGCGATCGCCGGCATCCCCTGCGCGACCGTCATGAACGCCGCCGATGTAGAGATCATCATCGAGGCGGTCGAGGCAGAACTCGATGCCTTCATACCGCCGCAGTCGTTGTGTGCGGTCGGCTGA